A genome region from Sulfurovum sp. TSL6 includes the following:
- a CDS encoding metal ABC transporter solute-binding protein, Zn/Mn family, translating into MKKILVLLTLLPLSLFAKLTIAVSYPYIGALTKTIGGEDVKVTVLAKGKWDPHFIIPRPSLISKMRNADAVIMNGGQLEIGWLPPIINRAGNPKTMPNTKTFLNLSHHIKLINKPKSVDRKHGDIHPDGNPHFHISPKNILILAKTIEEFLSRIDTKNRDTYKKNYHDFSKVWHQKMALWKKKMKDKKGLKVIQFHDNLAYFNKEYGLVNIGTIEPLPGIPPSSKHTIEIIKLIKKEQPCCILHDVYHSTKTADFISDKTGIKVILMPHDIEALENIDNLSALFDYLTGAIK; encoded by the coding sequence ATGAAAAAGATACTTGTTTTACTAACACTTCTACCTCTGTCTTTGTTCGCTAAACTCACTATAGCGGTGAGTTATCCCTATATTGGTGCATTGACAAAAACGATAGGTGGAGAAGATGTCAAGGTAACAGTTTTAGCAAAAGGCAAGTGGGACCCTCACTTTATCATCCCTCGTCCTTCACTTATTAGCAAGATGAGAAATGCAGACGCAGTGATCATGAATGGCGGACAGCTTGAGATAGGCTGGCTCCCTCCTATCATTAATCGTGCCGGTAATCCAAAAACGATGCCCAATACGAAAACGTTTTTAAACCTTTCGCACCATATCAAGCTTATCAACAAGCCAAAAAGTGTTGACAGGAAACATGGGGATATTCATCCTGACGGGAATCCGCATTTTCATATCAGTCCGAAAAATATCTTGATCTTGGCAAAAACCATAGAAGAGTTTCTTAGCAGAATAGATACAAAAAACAGAGATACGTATAAAAAAAACTATCATGATTTTTCTAAAGTTTGGCATCAGAAAATGGCTCTTTGGAAGAAGAAAATGAAGGACAAAAAGGGCTTGAAAGTCATTCAGTTTCATGATAATCTTGCGTATTTTAATAAAGAGTATGGTCTTGTGAATATAGGAACGATTGAACCGCTTCCGGGGATCCCACCCTCTTCAAAACATACGATTGAGATCATTAAGCTTATCAAAAAAGAGCAGCCGTGCTGTATTTTACATGATGTTTATCACTCGACAAAAACAGCTGATTTTATAAGCGACAAAACTGGTATCAAGGTCATTCTTATGCCACATGATATAGAAGCACTTGAAAATATTGATAACCTGAGTGCTCTTTTTGACTATCTTACAGGTGCGATAAAATGA